A segment of the Leclercia adecarboxylata genome:
CGCCGGGGTGGATATGGTGGAACAGACCGAAACCCAGCTGACCACCATGATTGGTAACGTGCTGAACATGTCGGCCCTGATCAAGGAGATCGGTCACGCCACCCAGGAACAGACCCAGGCGCTGACCCTGATTAATGAATCCATTTCCCGTATCGGGGTGATGACCCATAACAACACCGGGATGGTGGAGCACGTCACCCAGGCGGCCAACCACCTCACCCAGCGCACCACCCGCCTGCAGCAGGCGATTGCGGTGTTCGGCGGCTGACGAGTCTCAGGGGAAAGGCCCTTGCAATAGACTCATCGACGTGAAGGGGCGCGCTGCGCCCCAATGCTGTCGTTAATAACAGCCCGAATGGTCGGGTCGTCGACAAAACGACGGAAAAGCTACCTGGTAACCATCACTATCAATGGTGGAGGGAAAGAAACTTTTTCCAGCGAAGCTCAAGAAAGAACGGATCGACAGGATGATGAATATTCAATAATGGCTTATCAGCAAATTTCGCTAAATCAGGATCAGTAGCCAATGCCGCTGGGCTGATTCGTACTGTGAGTGTAGAAGGCTCAATGGCCAGATGATCCGTGTCGAAAAGTCCATGCAGATCGCTACGCAGTATCAGTCCATTGGAATAGTGGTCGGGACCCTGGTCAGCATGGCTGATAAGATGTGCAGCCTGTAATCGAGCGCGCATTTTCACATCAGAAATAACACAACGTCTTTTGCAATTTTCCCAGACATCTGCCGCAAAGTCAGGTTGATCCGGCCTTGTCTCGATGATGACCTCCGTTCCCTGCCGTTTTGGTTCTGGCGACTCTGAAAACACAGGTATGGGCTCATGTTTTGGCAGACAGTCTACTGATACAAAACCATAACTTGTTTTCGCACCGGCAAATTCTGATGGCGATTCTGTCGTCGTCACGCCGATGTAACGGAAGTTTTCGAAATGGACAACTTTGCTGTTTCCATTCGCGTTGCGGCCATCCAGGCGTTCTGTACGGCTATGAGTCGCCTGGATTAACCGATAGTTCCTGTTCTCCCCGACGCGGAGGATGATGTGATCGAAACGGTGCGAGGCTCCAACGCGCCAGAAACCTGATGAGCCAGTGCCCGTCGTTTCATCCAGTATCAGCGCGCCTTTTTTTCCGTCTGTCTGGATAATCAGAACGCGACCAGTCAGGTTCAGGTCATTAATGGTGGCATAGTGTTTCGGTGCGATAAGCGTCATTTCAGTCGTGCTCTCGAAGTGGATAAGTTTGAAGTTCGCCAGTGGTCTTAATTCTCTGCGCCGGATCTCTCCGACGTAAAAATATATTGGGTAGATTACCGCTTTACTATCCGCATGTCCGTGATGGGAGCACCTTTGTTATTGATTATATGAATGATACAGCAGTGATAATGAGGTGAATTCCCCTTTCGGCTGCAACAGGCACTTGCGGCGCCTGGCGACTCATCGCCACGGCAAAAATGGCTAACCCGACGAAAAGGTCATATCTTTTTTAAAGCGACGGTCGCTGCCGGGAGCCCTGGATGAAAGCAGATAAACTGACGTTAGCGGTCTCGTTACTCGCCTGGGGCGCACTCTATTATCTGCTGGGCTGGATCTCGTTATTCCTCGACGGTCCTGAGAGCCGGGCGGCCTTTATCTGGCTGCCGTCGGGCGTGGCCGTCACCGCCTTTCTCATCACAACGCGAAAGCGGTGGCTCGCGCTCTGGCTTACCCTGTTCCTTGCCCGCCTGTTACTGGGGGTGACCTTTCAGCATACGCTTCACGTCTCGCTGGTGCTGGCCCTGTTTTCGCTGACCAGCCATCTGGGCATTGCATGGAGCGTGCGCTACTTTTCCCGGGGCTACGACCGCCTGCACAAAATCGTCAACTGGGTGATTTCCACTATCATCTTCAGCGCGCTGGCGGCGCTGGCGGGGGTCGGCTGGCTCTCCCTGATGGCCGGGAGCGTGCAGATGCCGTGGCTGTGGATCGTCTGGAGCGCCAACGTCACCGGCACGCTGTTTGTCACCCCGCCGCTGATGGGCCTGCTGGCCCCGGTCGATAAAGGGGCGCGGCAGGAGTCATTAGCAGGCGTGTTTTTAGTGTTCGCCGTGTTGTTGACGACCCTCTATATCTTCAACGGCGTGCCCGACCGCAGCGACAATATCGCCCTGATTTACGCCCTGGCCTGCCTGCCGCTGGTCCTGCTGACCGCCACCACCGTTATATGCGGTAATCGCCTGGCATCGCTGGCGTTTATCCTCTTTAGCGCCGTGGTGATCTACGCCTCCTGGCGCGAAACCGGCCCCTTTTATTTCGCCCGCCTGACCCCGGAGGAGTCGATTTTGCTGGCGCAATGTTACCTCTCCGCCGCTGCCCTGCTGCTGGTGTTTATTCGCGCCCAGAAAACGCATACCCCCGCCGACCGTCATGCCCGGTCTACGGCCTACTCCCTCGATCCCGAAACGGGTCGCCTGGTCTGGGCTCCTCATGCGCACCCGGCCCTCGCCGCCGCGTTAGCCCAGGTCACCACCCGGGAAGCGCTGCTGATCCGGGTACCCGATCCGCGACAGCAGGCGCAGATGGCCGCCCGCTGGCAGGCGGTAGCGGACAGCCAGCCCGTTGCGGAGGCATTTCATTTTACGCTGGCGCTCCGGGACCATCCGCCCATCAGAATAACTGAACGAAATATGCTGCTGATGGCCGATAAGGATCGCCCGGTGATTGTCGCGTTCTGGTCTGAAGACAAGGAAAGCCTGTTTCAGCCCGCGCCGCAGGAGGAGAGTTAACCATGCTGCAAATCGCTTTTTTGCTGGCCGGGGCGGCGTTTGTCCGCAGAGCAGCGCCGTTCTTCATGGTGGCCGGAATGCTCTGGGGCGGGCTGGGGCTGGCCATTTTTATCGATGGCCTGCAGGGTGGGCTGCACTTCCCCCTGCATGTCTTTGGGCTGTTTCTGCTGCTCGACAGCCTGGTGTCCCTGGCGCTGGGCTCGGCGGCTAAAGGGACCCAGCGCGGGATTTTTTACTTTAAGGGCGGCGTGTTCCTGTTAATCGCCATTCTGATTTTATCGGGTCGCCATGATGGCACCCTGGCGCTGGCGATCGTCTTCGGAATTGCGTACTTCATTACCGGCCTGTTCACCATCGCCTCTGCGGTGGTGGTGCGCTTTAGCCACTGGCGTCGCGCCCTGCTCTCCGGGGTGTCGCAAATCCTGTTTGCTATTTTCCTGTTCCTGCCCTTTCCGACAGAACACGACGGCACCGTCTCGCAGTTTATCGGCATGGTGATGCTCACCGGCGGGGTGCACTCGGTGATCCTCTCCCTGCGGATGCGCCAGGTCCGCCACGGCCGCTCGGTATTCGATATTCTCGTCCCGCAGACGCTGAGGATTGGCGAGCGCGAGGCGCTCCCGCAGGAGGTTGAGAACACGCCGGGTAATCAGCTGATCGTTCACGTCTGGACGCCGGAGGGCTCGGCTAAACAACAGACGCTTCCGCGCCCGGTGATCAACCGCTACATTGCCGCCGTGGATGCCGACGGCGTGATCTCGACCGGCCATGCGGCGCTGGAACTGCCGCCGACGCTCTATATCAGCCTCTACCCGGCGGCGGAGATTGACCGGTCACCGTCGGAGTTTTTTAACCTGCTGAAGGCGGTGGAGGCGAACACCGTGGCGGGTAAGTATCAACCGGATTATCCCTTTGAAGCCAATATGTGGTGCGAGTCCGACCGCAAAATCCACTTCTCCACCTTTAATGCGACATCACTCACCAGTTTCTGGAACCATTACCGGCAAACCAAAACCTACAACCTGACCTGGCGCAACTGCTCCAGCAGCGTGGCCTGGGCCCTTGAAGCCGCCATGGATGGTGCCCTGAAAGAGCGCTGTACCCGGGGCGGCTTTGTGCGGCTGTTGTTTATTCCGGAGCTGTGGATCGCCGCGCAGCTGCGCAAGCGTGCCACCAACATGGCCTGGACGCCCGGGCTGGTGCTGGACTATACCCGGGCGCTACATGCGGTGGTTCACCCCACGGAGGTGTCGCTGATCCACCTGATCAAAAAGAGATGGTTTACGGCGGCGGACGGCGAAGATTAGACTGCATAATCTACAAGGAAACATGAGTGAAATTCATATAATGGGAGCGCCACGATGCTGAAGGATAATTTTAACGATCTGCTGTCGTTTATGGTCGTCGCCCGGGAGCGCAGCTTCACCCGCGCCGCGGCGCAGCTGGGCGTGTCGCAGTCGGCCCTCAGCCACGCCATGCGCAACCTTGAAGCGCGCCTCGATATGCGCCTGCTGACCCGGACCACCCGCAGCGTGGCCCCCACCGAAGCGGGCGAACAGCTGTTTATACGCCTGAGCCCGCATCTGCGGGAGATCGAGCAGGAGCTGACCGCCCTGCGCGATATGCGCGATACCCCGGCGGGCAATATCCGCATTAACGCCGGAGAACATGCCATGACCGGGGTGCTGTGGCCGGTGCTGAAACCCTTTATGGCGCAGTACCCGGATATCAATGTGGAAGTGACGGTGGATAACGGCCTGACGGATATCGTCGACGGCCGTTATGATGCCGGCGTGCGGCTGGGCGAACAGGTGGCAAAGGATATGATTGCGGTGCGCATCGCGCCAGATATGCGGATGGCGGTCGTCGGCTCCCCGGACTATTTCACCCGGCATGGCGAGCCGCAGACTCCCGAGCAGCTGGCGGATCACCGCTGCATCAATATGCGCCTGCCGACGCGCGGCGGCCTGTATGCCTGGGAGTTTACCTGTGAAGGGCGGGAGATCCGCGTTCGGGTGGACGGGCAGTTAACCCTGAATAACCTGCCCCAGCGCCTGGACGCCGCCGAGGCCGGTCTGGGACTCGCCTATGTTCCGGAAGACACCGTACAGGAAGCCATCAGCCAGGGGCGTCTGGCGCGAGTGCTGGAGGCGTATTGTCCCGCGTTTGACGGCTACCATCTCTACTACCCCAGCCGCCGCCAGCACACTACCGCCTTTGCCCTGTTGGTTGAGGCTCTGCGCCACAAATAGCGGTCTTTCTGCCCCGCTTTGCCGGTCCTGCGATCGGGTCGGCATCTCCGTATTTACCGCTGTGCAATAATTAAGCAAAACTGATATAAATTGCGGCGAAAACGCAAAAAGCCGTTTCAAAAATACGCACGATTCAGCAGCCTCAAACCCCCGACAGCACTGCCCCGACCAATTATTTAGAGCCACCTCACTTTCGGCCCGTTATATTTTGCGTCCCTTACTATTTGCAGGTAGGATGCTTCGCCATGTTTTGCCTTATCCATACGCAGAATGACTGGAAAGGCAGCACATTTCCGCGCAAAAGCAATCGTTTGTATTGTGACCTGCCGGAGAGGACATCATGAAACATGATTCAGACAGGTAAACAGGTAACTCAATGAAAACAAGCAATAAAAGCGCAGCCGATCATCATGCTGCGAAACGTCGCTGGCTGAACGCCCACGAAGAGGGCTATCACAAGGCGATGGGCAACCGTCAGGTGCAGATGATCGCCATCGGCGGCGCTATCGGTACGGGGCTGTTTTTAGGTGCAGGCGCTCGTCTGCAGATGGCTGGCCCGGCCCTCGCACTGGTCTATCTGGTGTGCGGTATCTTCTCCTTCTTTATTCTGCGTGCCCTTGGCGAACTGGTGTTACACCGTCCGTCCAGCGGCAGCTTCGTCTCCTACGCCCGTGAGTTTCTCGGTGAAAAAGCCGCCTATGTCGCGGGCTGGATGTACTTCGTCAACTGGGCGATGACCGGGATCGTGGATATCACGGCGGTGGCGCTCTACATGCACTACTGGGGCGCGTTTGGCGATGTGCCGCAGTGGGTATTTGCCCTTGGCGCGCTGGCGATTGTCGGCACCATGAACATGATCGGCGTGAAGTGGTTCGCGGAGATGGAGTTCTGGTTTGCGCTGGTTAAGGTGCTGGCGATTGTGATCTTCCTGGTCGTCGGTACGGTGTTCCTCGGCAGCGGTAAACCGCTGGACGGCAACATGACCGGCTTCCATCTGATCACCGATAACGGCGGTTTCTTCCCGCACGGCCTTCTGCCGGCGTTGGTGCTGGTCCAGGGCGTGGTGTTCGCCTTTGCCTCCATTGAGCTGGTGGGTACGGCGGCGGGCGAATGTAAAGATCCAGAGAACATGGTGCCAAAGGCTATCAACAGCGTGATCTGGCGTATCGGCCTGTTCTATGTTGGCTCCGTGGTGCTGCTGGTTCTGCTCCTGCCGTGGAACGCCTACCAGGCGGGTCAAAGTCCGTTCGTGACCTTCTTCTCGAAGCTCGGCGTGCCGTACGTGGGCAGCATCATGAACATCGTGGTTCTCACCGCGGCGCTCTCGAGCCTGAACTCCGGCCTGTACTCCACCGGCCGTATCCTGCGCTCCATGTCGATGGGTGGTTCTGCACCGAAGTATATGTCGAAGATGAGCAAGCAGCAGGTGCCGTACGCGGGCATTCTGGCGACCCTGGTGGTCTACGTCTTCGGCGTGTTCCTGAACTATCTGGTGCCGTCGCAGGTATTTGAGATCGTGCTGAACGTGGCGGCGCTGGGCATTATCGCCTCCTGGGCCTTTATCGTGGTGTGCCAGATGCGTCTGCGCAAAGCGATAAAGGCAGGCACCGCTGCCGACGTGAGCTTCAAAATGCCGGGCGCACCGGTCACCTCCTGGCTGACCCTGCTGTTCCTGTTCAGCGTGCTGGTGCTGATGGCGTTCGACTACCCGAACGGCACCTACACCATTGCGACTATCCCTCTGCTGGCGGTTCTGCTGGTAGCGGGCTGGTTTGGCGTACGTAAGCGCGTGCATGAGATCCACAGCACCGCGCCGAAACACCCGGACGATGAAAAGCAGGATGGTCCGCTGGTGGAAGAGACCTCAAGGTAAAAGCATGAATAAAAAAGGGAAGGCAGATGCCTTCCCTTTTTTTTGCCCGGCGGCGCTGCGCTTGCACGGGCCTACAAAATCCGCACGCACATTCTTTCGTAGGCCGGGTAAGGCGAAGCCGCCACCCGGCAAACAGACCGCACTCACCCTTTTGCCCGGCGGCGCTGCGCTTGCACGGGCCTACAAAATCCGCACGCACATCCTTTCGTAGGCCGGGTAAGGCGAAGCCGCCACCCGGCAAACAGACCGCACTCACCCTTTTGCCCGGCAGCGCTGCGCTTGCACGGGCCTGGATTACTGCGGAATGCGTGCAATCACCTTAATTTCGAAATCAAATCCTGCCAGCCAGGTCACGCCGACGGCGGTCCAGTTCGGATAAGGAGGCTGCGGGAAAATAGCCTGTTTGACCTGCATAATCACTGGAAACTGATTCTGCGGATCGGTATGGAAGGTCGTGACATCAATCAGATCGTCAAATGTACATCCCGCCGCGGCAAGCGTCGCTTTCAGGTTCTCAAACGCAAGCTGTACCTGAGCGGCAAAATCCGGCTCCGGCGTGCCATCGGCGCGGCTTCCCACCTGACCAGAAACAAAGAGTAAATCGCCGGAACGGATGGCGGCAGAGTAACCGTGCGCTTCATAGAGCGCATGTCGGTTTGCAGGGAAAATCGGTTCGCGCTGGATCATAGCGTGTCCTGTACTGTAGAGAAGGTTAAAAAACGTCAAGCGCAGCACGTAAGGATGATTTAATATACGTGGCGTATGTCAAATTAATCACACATACGCCGCGTATGTCAAATGAAGATGGAGGACCTATGGTGGCCAAACGCCGCAGCGAAACGATGGAAGAGAACCGGGCAAAACTGATCCTGGCGGCAAGAAAAGCCTTTGCTGAAAAGGGCTTTGCCGCAGCATCAATGGATGAACTCACCGCCAGCGTCGGCCTTACTCGCGGGGCGCTGTACCACAATTTTGGCGATAAAAAAGGTCTCCTCGCCGCCGTTGTCGACCAGATAGATGGTGAAATGGCGCAACGCGCTAAGGCTGAGGCCGCTGATGTGGATGATGACTGGGAAAGACTGTTAGCCGAAGGGGTGGCCTATATTAAAATGGCGCTCGACCCGGAGGTGCAACGCATCGTTCTGTTGGATGGCCCTGCTTTTCTGGGCGACCCCGCCCAGTGGCCGGGTCAGCTTAGCTGCCTTGCATCCACCCGCCAGAGCATCATAAACATGCTCGAACGCGGCGAGATAAACCCCGTGAACGCGGATGCCGCGGCCTATATGTTAAACAGCGCCGCGATGAGCGCCGCGCTATGGATTGCCACCCGCCCGGATCCGCACAAGGCGCTGCCTTACATCATTGCGGTGTTCAGGCAGCTGGCAAGCGGACTGTGCCAGCGTCCGGAATAACATATTTGCCCGGCGGCGCTGCGCTTGCACGGGCCTACGGTTTGGTAGGCCGGGTAAGGCGCAGCCGCCACCCGGCACGGGACTTCACTTACAGCGCGATACGGATCACATCATCCGGCTGGGTTGCTTCCTGCTGGCGGGAAGACTTCTGCTTCACCGTCACGAACAGGGTTTTACCGTCGGCAGAGAGCGCCAGGCTGTTCGGGAAGGTCGGGGTGTCGAGGGTTTTCGTCACTTTATAGGTTTTCGCATCGATCACGCTCACCTTGCCCGCTTCACGGTGGGTCACGTAGGCTTCATTACGTGCCGGGTTGAAGAGCACGGCCAGTGACTCAGGTGCCGCCACTTTGCTGATGACGCTGCCGTCTTTCAGGGAGATGACCAGCACTTCCGGCTGCTTAGAGTCGGTGATAAACGCGCGCTGGCCCTTCACGTCGAGGCTCAGGTTCAGATAGAAGTGCTCCTTGCCGTCGTCCTGCAGTTTTTTGCGCTCGATGATTTTATGGGTCGCGGTATCGATGGTCAGCAGCTCGCCGTCGCCGTTGGTGGTGTACAGGCGCTTAGCCTGCGCATCCAGCGCCAGGCCGGTGCTGAACTTGCCGGTGCCGGTGATGGTCTCTTTCAGCTTCAGCGTTTCGCCATCCACCACCCAAATCACGCTCTCTTTACCGATACCGGTGATATAGACGGTGTTAGTGGTGTCATCTGCCACCAGCTCACGCGGCTGCAGCGGTTTGACGGTTTCGCTGCGCTTACGATCGTCAAGTACCAGACGGCCCTTCACGTCACCGGTTTTGGCGTCAATCGCCGTCACCGCGCTGTTGGTGGTGTTACCAAACCACAGCGTCTGGGTGGCGTTGTTGATAGTGGCACCAAAAGGTTTCAGGTCGCTATGAATAGCCTGTGTCACTTCCAGGGTCAGCGGATCGAGACGGTAAACCACCCCACCTTTATCGGTTTTGCGGCTCTGGGTGGTAGCGACCCACAATGCGTTCTCCTGCTGGCTGACGGCCATTTCATACGCGCCCTTACCCACCGCTTTACGCAGCATCTCTTCGGCGGCATGAACATTAAAGGTCCCGGCGACCAGCAGAGAACCTAACAGCAGTGAGCCACGCAGACGCGGCGAGCACAGGTGACGTAAATTCATAACAACTCCCTTTTAACGTAGATGGTATCGGTGACATCGCTTCCGGCTGGCAAAGTCATCGCTTCGCCTGATTATTGATGAGAATAGTAATCATTATTTATCGCAATGTGGAGTAATTCTTGATCGCATCAAGACGATCCGCCGATTTATCCTACACTTTGATTAACGCTATGTGCTTTTATGGTTTTCAAAACATTTACAAAAGATTTACCATATAAGTACATGTTCCATTTGGTTCGTCATTCCCTTAACCGGCTTTTATTCATGAAAATCATTTCTGCCCGTAAGGCAACGCTTCCCCTGCTGTTGGTTCCTGTTATTTTTTCGCCTGTCGCCACGATGGCGGCCGAAGAGCAAACCATGATCGTCAGCGCGTCGCCGCAAACGCTATCTGAGCTGGATACGCCTGCGGCGGTCAGTGTGGTCAACGGCGATGATATGCGCCAGGCCACCCCGCGCATTAACCTCTCTGAAACCCTCGGCAGCGTTCCCGGACTACAAATCCAGAACCGTCAGAACTACGCCCAGGATCTCCAGCTGTCGACCCGCGGTTTCGGTGCCCGCTCCACCTTCGGGGTGCGCGGTATTCGTCTGTACGTCGACGGGATACCGGCCACCATGCCGGACGGACAGGGGCAAACCTCGAACATCGATATCAACAGCATCGAGAGCGTGGAGGTCCTGCGCGGGCCGTTCTCCGCCCTGTACGGCAATGCCTCGGGCGGCGTGATTAACATGACCACCGAAACCGGACGCCAGCCCACCACCGTGGAGGCCAGCAGCTATTACGGCAGCTATGGCAGCTGGCGCTACGGCATGAAGGCCACCGGCGCGATGGGCGACGGCACGCAGCCTGGGGATGTGGATTACACCGTCTCCACCACCCGCTTCACCACCCACGGCTATCGCGATCACAGCGGCGCGCGTAAAAACCTCGCCAACGCCAAACTGGGCGTGCGCATCGACGATGCCAGCAAGCTGAGCCTGATTTTTAACAGCGTCGATATGAAAGCCAACGATCCCGGCGGACTGGATTATCAGGAGTGGCGGGATAACCCACGTCAGTCCCCGCGCGGGGATCAGTACAACACCCGTAAAACCATCAAGCAGACCCAGGCGGGCCTGCGCTATGAGCGCCAGCTGAGCGCGCAGGACGACCTCAGCGTGATGGCCTACGCCGGCGAGCGTGAGATGACCCAGTACCAGTCGATCCCGTACCAGCCGCAGCTGCGTCCAACCCACGCGGGCGGCGTGATCGACATGCAGCGCCACTACCAGGGGATCGACACCCGCTGGACCCACCGTGGGGAACTGCTGGTGCCGATGACTTTCACCACCGGTCTGAACTACGAAAACCTGAGCGAAGATCGTCGCGGGTATGAAAACTTCGTGATGAACAACGGGGTGCCGGACTATGGCGTGAAAGGGGCGAAGCGCCGCGATGAGCGCAACCTGATGTGGAACGTCGACCCTTACCTGCAAACCAACTGGCAGCTGACAGATAAGCTCTCCCTTGATGCGGGCGTGCGCTACAGCTCGGTGTGGTTCGACTCGAACGACCACTATATTCAGGGTGCTAACGGCGATGACAGCGGCGACGCCAGCTACCACAAATGGCTCCCGGCAGGCGCGCTGAAGTACCGCGTGACCGATGCCTGGAACGTCTATGCCGCCGCAGGCCGTGGTTTTGAAACCCCGACCATCAACGAACTCTCCTACCGTTCCGATAACCAGAGCGGCCTGAACTTCGGCCTCAAGCCGTCGACCAACAATACGTATGAAGTGGGGAGCAAAACGCGAGTCGGTAACGGCCTGTTCACCGCGGCGCTGTTCCGCACCGATACCGACGATGAAATCGTGGTGGATGCCAGCGCAGGCGGACGCACCAGCTACAAAAATGCCGGTAAAACCCGTCGTCAGGGTGTGGAGCTTTCACTCGATCAGCAGTTTGCTGAGAACTGGAAGCTGAAGATGGCGTGGACGTACCTGGATGCCACCTACCGCACCAACGTCTGTGGTGACGCAGACTGCGAAGGCAACCGGATGCCGGGCATTGCGCGCAACATGGGCTATGCCTCCTTTGGCTGGCAGCCTGAAGAGGGCTGGTACGCGGGTTCGGATGTGCGCTACATGAGCGACATCGAGGCCGATGACGAAAACAACGCCAAAGCCCCCTCTTATACCGTCGTGGGCCTGAATACCGGGTATAAGCTGAACGTCGGCAACTGGGGCATGGACGTCTTTGGTCGCGTGGATAACCTGTTCGACAAAGAGTATGTCGGCTCGGTTATCGTCAACGAATCAAACGGGCGTTACTACGAACCGGCTCCGGGGCGTAACTACGGGGTGGGCCTTTCCGTCTCGTATCGCTTCGAGTAATAAAAAAACCGGCAGCCCAGGCTGCCGGTTTTTTTTATGCCATCTGCGCGCGCTGTTCGAGACGGAACGCCGCTACCAGCGACTCCAGCAGACGGGCCTGGTCTTCCAGCGCCCCTGCCGCCGTCGAGGATGCGCCCACCAGCGAGGCGTTTTGCTGGGTGGTGGTGTCCAGCTCCATCACCGCACGGGAGATCTGCTCAATGCCGCGGCTCTGCTCTTCGGAAGCCGAGGAGATCTCACCCATGATATCGTTGACGCGGGTCACCGAGTCCACTACCTGCTCCATGGTCTGCCCGGCTTTCGCCACCAGATCGCTACCGGTGTTGATACGCGTGACCGATTCGCTGATCAGCAGTTCGATATCTTTCGCCGCCTGAGAGCTGCGCTGCGACAGGCTGCGCACTTCGCTGGCCACGACCGCAAAGCCGCGCCCCTGCTCCCCCGCGCGCGCCGCTTCTACCGCGGCATTCAGCG
Coding sequences within it:
- the pqqU gene encoding TonB-dependent receptor PqqU → MKIISARKATLPLLLVPVIFSPVATMAAEEQTMIVSASPQTLSELDTPAAVSVVNGDDMRQATPRINLSETLGSVPGLQIQNRQNYAQDLQLSTRGFGARSTFGVRGIRLYVDGIPATMPDGQGQTSNIDINSIESVEVLRGPFSALYGNASGGVINMTTETGRQPTTVEASSYYGSYGSWRYGMKATGAMGDGTQPGDVDYTVSTTRFTTHGYRDHSGARKNLANAKLGVRIDDASKLSLIFNSVDMKANDPGGLDYQEWRDNPRQSPRGDQYNTRKTIKQTQAGLRYERQLSAQDDLSVMAYAGEREMTQYQSIPYQPQLRPTHAGGVIDMQRHYQGIDTRWTHRGELLVPMTFTTGLNYENLSEDRRGYENFVMNNGVPDYGVKGAKRRDERNLMWNVDPYLQTNWQLTDKLSLDAGVRYSSVWFDSNDHYIQGANGDDSGDASYHKWLPAGALKYRVTDAWNVYAAAGRGFETPTINELSYRSDNQSGLNFGLKPSTNNTYEVGSKTRVGNGLFTAALFRTDTDDEIVVDASAGGRTSYKNAGKTRRQGVELSLDQQFAENWKLKMAWTYLDATYRTNVCGDADCEGNRMPGIARNMGYASFGWQPEEGWYAGSDVRYMSDIEADDENNAKAPSYTVVGLNTGYKLNVGNWGMDVFGRVDNLFDKEYVGSVIVNESNGRYYEPAPGRNYGVGLSVSYRFE